One Onychostoma macrolepis isolate SWU-2019 chromosome 10, ASM1243209v1, whole genome shotgun sequence genomic region harbors:
- the kcnj1b gene encoding ATP-sensitive inward rectifier potassium channel 1b has product MFQFIRKQIHNHLVERKIRRTRLVTKDGHCNIKFGTTEYHNHFAFLMDFWTTFVEIRWCFVIVLFAAAFTGSWFIFGLLWYSIAKNNGDLDVLQNSSESQQLKCVDNINSLTTAFLYSLETQTTIGYGGRALTGHCPGTVALLIIQSLMGAIINCFMCGLILAKISLPKRRAKTVTFSETAVICLWKGNLCLQIRVANLRKTLLIGSHIYGKLLRTTISPEGETIILDQVNIDFLVDAGKDNLFFVCPLTLYHVIDISSPFSEMAADTLQQQDFELVVFLDGTAESTSLSCQVRTSYLPREIKWGYNFLPVISRTKGGKYRVDLSNFSKTEPAVTPHCACCFLNEHNKELILHRHEREGIDNLGFDVIDFQDSVDVTEKSD; this is encoded by the coding sequence TGGCCACTGCAACATTAAATTTGGGACTACTGAATATCACAACCATTTTGCTTTCCTCATGGACTTCTGGACTACATTTGTTGAGATTCGCTGGtgttttgtaattgttttatttgccGCTGCCTTCACAGGAAGTTGGTTCATTTTTGGTTTGCTTTGGTATTCGATTGCAAAAAATAATGGAGACTTAGATGTTCTCCAGAACTCATCTGAATCCCAGCAGCTGAAATGTGTAGATAACATTAACAGTCTCACGACCGCCTTCTTGTACTCTTTAGAGACCCAGACGACTATTGGCTATGGCGGTCGGGCTCTCACGGGTCACTGCCCAGGCACAGTCGCCCTCTTGATCATCCAGTCCCTCATGGGCGCCATCATAAACTGCTTTATGTGTGGACTCATATTGGCAAAGATCTCTCTCCCGAAGAGAAGAGCAAAGACGGTAACCTTCAGCGAAACAGCAGTCATTTGTCTTTGGAAGGGGAATCTGTGCCTCCAGATACGTGTGGCCAACCTACGAAAAACTCTTCTTATTGGCAGCCACATTTATGGAAAGCTTCTCCGAACCACCATCTCTCCAGAGGGGGAAACCATCATACTGGATCAGGTGAATATTGACTTTTTGGTGGATGCTGGAAAGGACAACCTGTTCTTCGTTTGTCCACTTACCCTGTACCATGTGATCGACATATCCAGCCCGTTTTCCGAAATGGCTGCGGATACTCTTCAGCAGCAGGACTTTGAATTGGTGGTCTTCCTGGATGGAACGGCTGAATCCACCAGCTTGTCCTGCCAAGTCCGAACTTCCTACCTTCCACGGGAGATCAAGTGGGGTTACAACTTCCTGCCTGTCATCTCTCGCACCAAAGGTGGGAAATACCGTGTCGACCTGTCCAACTTTTCCAAAACAGAGCCAGCGGTGACCCCGCACTGCGCTTGCTGTTTTCTCAACGAACATAACAAGGAGCTCATTCTCCACCGACACGAGCGTGAAGGCATCGATAATCTGGGATTTGATGTTATTGACTTTCAAGACTCTGTTGATGTAACTGAGAAGAGTGATTAA